In Gossypium hirsutum isolate 1008001.06 chromosome D01, Gossypium_hirsutum_v2.1, whole genome shotgun sequence, the genomic window CATCAGCCACAGCTACCAATTTCTCATCAGTTTCAGTGCTATGACATTCAACAAGCACTTTTGAAACCTCGGCCTCTTTGGATATGATAGAATCATCATCATTTGCCACACATCTTGACTTAAATTTATCATCAATAGAATCACTCTCAGCCTTTATATCCATCTCCGAGTTCTCAACAAGACAGGGATCTAAACCCACTCTGCTATTCTCACCTTCAGTTTCCAGTTTCTCATCATCAACAGAAGAAGGTGGAAAAGTCTTATCTGTAGTATCAATAACACCATTTTCAATACTTAAATTATTACTGAGCATAACTTTAGAGGATGAGCCTTCCGCAACATCAGCTGAGTCAGTTACCATATCATTAGTAGTAGCCCTTTCAACATGCACATTCTCATTTATACTTTCCACAAATTCAGAAGACTGACCTTGTTGTGAGTTTAAACCTGAATCACTGGAGTTGTCAATCTGAACTGCCTCTGAAATACCATCCTGAGTGTGAACATCCTGCAAGGCCTCTCCACATTCATCAGATAAAGAACCATTACCGGTTTCTTTTTCTAAATGGATATCTGCCTCCAAGCACAAATCTCGTTCAGTATTTGGTTCCAAATCTGAACCACTTTCCACAGGAAAGTCATCCACAGCTGTTAAACTTTCCCCATCTTTAACCAATTCATTTCCAGATGCAACATCTGGGAGCACAGTCTCAGCAATTCCAGAGAACCCATTTTGCTCAGGCCTGTATCCATAACCATCACCATCAGATACAGGACCAGGAGAATCAGCTTCAGACTCATTCTGTTCAGGCTTGAAAACTTCTGAAGTATCTTCCACAGTATCAGAACCAGAGACACAGACTGGAACACCGTCGTTCTGTTCAACCCTGGAATCAACAAGAACAGCTTCTGAAACAGTGTCATTTTCACTAACATCAGGGAAACAATCCCCATTACTGTCAGGCACAGAGACAATAGGAACCTCATCATCACAGACCCCTTTATGTTCATTCCTAGTAACAACTGCAGCTTCAGAGACAGCGGCCTCAGCAGAACCATTAGCTAAACCATCTCCACTGCAATCACCATTAACAACTACAGCCACTTCAGATTCCTCAACATTGGCTCCAGAGACAGTGGCCTTAGCACTATCATTAGGTAAACCATCTCCGCCGTAATCACCATCAGCAGCTACAGTCATTTCAGAGCCCTCTTTCTCTTCTGACGAGGAATCAATAACATTAGTTTCAGAGACAGTGGCGTTTGCACTATCATTAGCTAAACCATCTCCACTGCAATCACCATCAGCAGCTACGGCCACTCCAGAACCCTCTTTCTCTTCTGACCTGGAATCAATAACATTGGCTTCAGAGACAGTGGCCTCAGCACTATCATTAGATAGACCATTTGCATTGCAATCACCACCATCAGCTACAGCCATTTCAGAGCCCGCATTCTCTTTTGACCTGGAATCAATAACGCTGGCTTCAGAGACTGTGGTCTTAGCACTATCATTAGCTAAACTGTCTCCATTGCAATCACCATCATCAGCTACAGTTATTTCGGAGCCCTCATTCTCTTTTGACCTGGAATTGATAACGCTGGCTTCACAGACAGTGGCCTTAGCATTATCATTAGCTAAACCATCTCCATTGCAATCACCATCATCGGCTACAGCCATTTCAGAGTCCTCATTATCTTTTGACCTGAAATCAAGAACAGTATCTTCAGAAACAGTTGCCTCAACACTGTCATTGACAAAACCATCTCCATTGAAATCTCCATCACCAGCTACAGCCATTTCAGAGCCCCCGTCCTCTTTTGACCTGAAATAGAGCACATTAGCTTCAGAAACAGGGGCCTCAACACTATCATTAACTAAACCATCTCCACTGCAATCACCATCATCAGCTACTGTCATTTCGGAGCCCTCACTCTCTTTTGACCTGAAATCAAGAACATCAGCTTCAGAAACAGGGGCTTCAACACTATCATTAACTAAACCATCTCCACTGCAATCaccatcatcagctacagctatTTCGGAGCCCTCATTCTCTTTTGACCTAAAATCAAGGGCACTATCATTAGCCGAGCCATTACCATCAGGGCCAGGGACAGGAGAAATCTCATCACTCTGTCTAGCACTGGAATCAACAACAGCAGCTTCTGAAACAGTGTGTTTAACTATATTCTTATCAACAAATACATCTTCAGTCAATTCAGAGATTCCATTCTGATCAGCCATCCCAGCATTAGTAGCAGAAACAGGACCGCCCTCGACAAGATCCCCCGATTTTTGTTCATCAACGGGAGCCTTCACGTGGCACAGTTCCACTGATTCTTTGTCCTGATCCACAATTCCAATACAAGATTcatccttttctaccaaatcaaaTTTAGATTTGACTTCTCCTTTAGTCTCCAAACTCTCAAACCCCTGATCTTCCACACCAATGCCATTGCCGTTTTTGTCAAGATTCGACTCCACTAGATCTCCGTTTTCGGCTTCGTTTCCGTTAACGTAAACGTAATCACCGTCACCATCGGTGTCTTCCCTGACAGTCTTCCCATTGGTGCCATTGGAATCTTCCTTTTCGTTCTCTTTCCCGTGATCTTCCTTCACCACAGTCTCAACCTTGGACGAAGACGATGCCGCCATCTCCTCCTCCACCGCATGCACGGCCATCACTTCATCCACAGTCATATTCGCTCcaaattaactaaaaaataaataaataaaaaattagatctaAATTAcactttaaaaattatagaaaaatatgttctttctttcaatatatatagatagatagatcTTAAGGAACAAAAGTTCAAAAACTTACTCGAAAACGAATCCAAATGGAATGGCCAAAAAAGCAGTAGCCGGAGTGAGCTCGGCGGCGCCAATGCCGGAAAATGCAGTGATCAATTGAATCCACAGAAGAAAGagcaaattaaatgaaaaataagcTGTGAAAAGTTAAGAAGAAAACGAAAATATACATATACTCTCtcctttatatatattatataagagAAATGAGAGAGAAGAAAGAGAGGAAGGAGTCATCTACTATCTGTGACTGTATGAAACTATCTCACAGTaaaattccttttctttttcctttttcgttAATTTTTATTTACACATCAATTTCTTTAATtgggaaaattacaaaaataatattattttacttgAAAAATTATTCTGCAATTAGTCTTTCTAATCTcctaattttattttacatttgaaaagtaattttttttttaaccttataaattctttttaaaaacaaatattaataatacccatctaaataattatccattataaaatatgatgaaattataaatttaaattgaaaaatccTAATTTAAATCcgcatttaatttatataaaataaaattcaaatttgattCAATTATGATTGTTAGAATTGATTGACATGTAATAAAAAGGTCAACTATTTGGAAtcattaaattagattaaaaaatttGGTTGAATCGagttttttacttttaataatattttttatttttattataaatttttaataattgatttaattaattttaaaaccttaaattCAGCGCCTCAAACTTACCCATaaacaatttgtttttttttataatcattAAAGAATTACTTTTTATATGCAAAGATGATAGTGGataagaattattttttaaagaaaaaaattgttgtttgatATTGAAGTTAATTATGATGTCAGCGGTGAGATCACCCATTGCTATTTGAGACGCATACCTCTTTTCTTAAGTCCTATCTACTTTAAGTTATGAGttttattttatacaataaaaaatCTCCAACTTCTTCATTTTGCCCTTTTGCTTAATTCAAttatgaatcaaaataaaatattatttaagagattaaaatatttaaaggaaGCCAAAGACATCGTTTATTAGATTTGTTCACGAGTTGACTTGATTTGAAtttaactttaataataaaaatatataaaatagactTTTCAAACGAATTAGGCCAAATTAATAACGAGTCTGTGCTTTAAAAATTAGAATCAGACTTCGACCGACTCGATACATAGACACCTCTGCTACTTACGCATTCCTCAACTTTGAAAACTTATCAATTATGggtttttaatttgaccatgtttcTAAATTTATTACTTGTAATTATAGacataatatttcaaaacaaataaaaatatgatatagaaaagaaaaaaaaagtggggGTGAAGATGATGAAAGGCGAGAGAAGAGATAAGGGAGCTTTTTGTGTGTAGTGATGGTGCAGGTGTGAGGAGATGAGAAAGCTCGTGAGCTCTGTGATTCCCTCCCCTCTTTCAATGCAACATTTCAAggatctctctctcttttttattattcaaaaggTATCCTAAGTTTCCCCAAAAGTATaatatgattttgatttttgttttcattcaattttcaattttcttattccactaaaattataaatcatacatcaattattcaattttcttttcttttatcaatttgaatatgtccaaaaatattaattgagatattataaaatttaagttagatctaagatttaatttaattatttttattattggatACATTCACAATCATCTCGTTATATTGctcttatttttaataattttaacgtGCATTTCACTTATATAGAAGCATAaagattcatattttttttctaccATACTATTGAGTTTTATAAGATACTGTTGATTCTAGTCCATTCATTTTATTTAAGACATGAGACTGACAATTTTTACGTATATTATAAGTGAAAAAGCGGTAGGAATTAGAATGAACAGCGTTGTAGCAATAAATGCGAGAATATTTACTTTCAtaatttcattgttttttttactTCGCAATAACTCGGGATCTATGAATATCTCATCTAAATATTTTAATGCATAATTaacgtttattttctttaaaagttaAACATGtatggttaaaatggtaatttcaaattttagagaCGAGACGAGGCGGAGCGAAGCAAGAAAATGTCAAAATTATTCCATGCCCGCCTttcaagcaaaaagaaaaaagaaaaaaattgcctTTTCCCGTCTCATCCCCATAAAAGAAAAAACTCTTAAGTTTAAAATCCATTGGAGATTagtttacttttatattatatttattttatttttaattccttGACTTGTCGGCAGCAGCCATAGGACAATTGAAAGATCGTTCTTCTGTACATTTTATTGTCCTTTTGTTCCTAGTAATTTTGTTTTAACTTTTGCGTTTTTAACTAATTACAGCTAAGGTCAAAgtcaaatcaatttttaaaataaaaaaaatggtatatATTAATATTAGGCATGCTCTACACCACTAGACTAAACAgcattcaataaaaatatatacaagatATTTATTTTCCTTGGTAGTTATTGCGGAGAACAtgggtttttattttgttttttcctATGTCCTTTGtatttaagaaaattattatttttagatttgtATCTAATTAGACctcattttaaataaataaaaacaaaaatattagatataaattaaatatgagAAATTAATTTGATACAAAGCAAATATAGAGACATATAAGTTAATACTTTTTAACCTTATAAACATATTacctaaataaatagataaaataaaaacatattttaagcttaaatttaatatttgaaattgttgatgaattaaatttaaaatataattgtaatttactacaaatattttttttatagatctATAAAATTATAGTGTGTATATATCTAGCATTTTTTATAGTTAGacaaatattttacacatttaaataagataaaaaaattaaaattatttgatgGAATTAATGAAAACAAATTAACCTGgatactaaaaaatatatttcagaaaataaataaatttataataaaaactaaatacattaaaaaagggtaaattacaaaaatagtcacttttgtttgcctcaaattatattttagtcacttacgttatcgctTTGTTACAAAGTGGTCATTCTGCCGTTAAGTTCTGTTATCTCCCTAATGGCAATCCTATGTGGCAgttcaaatgggttttaaatgctgACTTGAATGTCCAATTGGGACGAGAATAggtatttaattaaataaatttaattaattaaaaattttaaattaattacacttTGAACTAGAAAAAAAACcgttcatcttctttctttttttttcattttgactaAAAAACTATTCTTATCCCAATTGGACATCCAAGTTAGCATTTAAAATCTACTTAGACTGCCATGTAGGATTGTCATTAGGGAGGTGACGAAACTTAACGGCAGAGTGGctactttgtaacaaaacgataacataagtgactaaaacataacatttcaaacataaataactaaaatataatctgagacaaataaaaataactatttttataatttaccctatgCAGATATAAAGGTGAACCACAAGAACTGTAGAGGCTCATCTATAAATCAAAATGGACCCAAAGAATAGGGCATGCCCTCAACGCTCTAAATAGTACTTGATTGGGACATTTTATGATTCCAAttggaaaattaaatatatattctcTCGTGCCATATGATTTCAATGGATTAACATTGGGTCACTATCCCACTTTTATTTACTAATTGCTTAAccaataatataattattttaaatatatgattttttgtGGGGTTATCTAGAAGAAACAAaataatcaataatttttttattaaataagaaaataaacgcACCTCAacatataaaattcatattttcCTCTATAAATAATAATGTCGATGTTAACCGAATCAATACTTAATCGATaatatcaataattttttatatttaatcaacTTTAAATGATGATGTGAAACATGGTGATGTAGCTTAGACATTAAAACAAAAGATGTTACATCTTTCAACACTGCtttcccaaaattttattttgggtttgttTTGATAGCAACCTTAATTGCATTACATGTTGTGTCTGCCATATTATAGATCTGTAATGGGAAACCATGAACAAGAGCCAGCTGTTCAAACAAAATCAACTTTTTTATATCTTAACAACTTATTTCTCAACTTTCTtacattatttttcaaaaaaaaaaatcattattcatTAACCATAAATGGAGGAAAAAAGTTCCATATTTTTTTTGGTCCAAATCTCCCCTTTTTTCCCCTTTGATTTTTTTCAGTATATTTGCCTTTTTTTTTAGAACTATTCTTATCATTCCATTCAGAGAactttttttattgtatttaaataaatttttaacatttaatttacattcaaacaaatccttaatttttaaaatatatttaaataatgtcAAAGTCAGTATTAAAAAATGAGAAATAGGAGTGAGAAATAAGCAAAAGtaataggaaaataataaaaatgtatagCAAGTAGCCAGATTCATCTCATGGCACATGTttcttatattaaatttaaaggCTCCCTttgacaaataaaagaaaatgtttgGTATTGAAGCAATCTACCTTGTTaggtaaaaataaaaagtaaagctttttgattttcttttcttttttttcttttgaaagataaacaaataattatattaaactaCTATGAAAAAGTTTCACTTGACCAAATTTTTATGAGCTCCCCCAAGAACTTCGTTAAAAAATCGAACACCTTTCTTATtgcagttttattttttttccctaaGAACTTGAAGAACCCTCCTTATCAAGGTTAATTCGAAACTATCAATTGCCCATCTTAAATAGCTTTGACCACCTCTAAGCTAACATTGTAGATTATCACTTTGTCAAGTCCTTGCCTGTGAAAAAGAATCAGACCATCCAAAACCCCTCATAGTTCAACATCAAACACTAACACTCCCCAAATAATGATTGTATCCAAAGACCCACTCTCCATTATGATCTTGCAACACTCCCCTTGCAGAAATAAGGCCTACACCCGACTTGACTGCCCCATCAATATGTAAGAGGCACCAATTACCTGTATAAGAAGGACCTGAATCTGTTTCGTGCTATCCAGGTGAGATCTTCATATGAACCAAAGCATATTGTTTCACCCAACTATCAAAGACTTTTACAATTTCACGAAGGCTCCAAGTTATTCCTTGGGAAGTGAAAATGTTTCTATTTTTCCAGATACGCTAAGCAAGCAACCCAAAAAGGCAAGACCAGCTAACCCCCACACTAGGCATCCATAAGTGATCATTTAAGTTATATTCCAACCATTCAAgtaaatttttgggaaaaaaaactaCCTTATTGATTGAAAGACACAACCTCACTCCAAACCTCTTTTGCAGCTAAGCAATCTCTAAGCAGATGTAGAATATCCTCTGAGTCGTTATGGTAAAACGAGCAAGAGTGATATTGTCCAATGCCCCGCCTTACTTTTTCCTCATTAGTAAGGATCCATTGTTTGAAAACAAGCCAGAGGAACACTCGAACTCATTGTGGTCCTTTATACATCCAAGGGACTTTCCACAACCTTGCTTTAACATGCCACGAAGTCTCCTAAATAGCTCAATACGCACTTTTAATAGAGAAAGACCTTGTTTGAGTGTTTAACCAAGTGATCTAATCCAGTCCTATTGATGGATGAGGAGCGAGAATGCTCACAATTCTTTTAACAAAATCTTTTGATAGCCAAACATGAAACAATTCAAGATTCCACGCACCTCTCCTGTAACCATTTCATTAAGCTGACAATCTGATAAAAGATTTCCATGAGAGGGTATTTGTTTAAACAATGACCCTAAGTGCAGAATCCAAGAGTCCTTCCAACACCAAATAGATCAACCATCACTCACAAACCACACTAAATTCTCACGAAGTAAAGGTCATACCTTAACAAGGGCCCTCCAAAAGAATAAACATCTCCCTCTCGCTATACTATCTGACATCCTCTCATTTATGATATACTTCAATAGAATAACACGAACCCATAAAATATTATCCTTTGAGACTATAGCGAACTccaacctaataaaaataaagcattcTTGTCTTCCAAGTGTCAGATTCCAAGGCCGTCACAAACAAAAGATTGACACAAAAAATCCCAATTAACTAAAGTCATCTTCTTCCTACCATTCGATGCTCCCCAAATAAATTACTTGTCTATACACTCGATCTCCTCATAGATACACTTGGGAAACATCATGGACTGCATAAAGTAATTAGGAATAGAAATAAGCTAATGTgagtctcaaggcccaatttTAGACCCATAGATGTGATGGGCttacactacctcaaggcccaacaacaaggtcaaaggccaagcaaatcaaaccaagattcgATTAAAGGCAATATATgaggatgaatcttttcaagAAAATGATGAATGATACATGCACGAATTCAACCAAGCTGTCAATTTTCAAACTGAAAAGATTAGTCAACTTGTGATGAGTTTTAGGATGGGATCCAGGCATttatgtgtaacagcccaaaattttaagtttttgaatTGTTAGAAATTGATAAGTAATTTgatttggtttagtggttaagtgttgtaAGTAGTGTCTAAGAGGTTTCGGGTTCAAATCATTTTCCTGGTATTTTGGCTAAATTTTGTCTAAAACCCCTAAGTTTGAGTATCTAGGCTAAAAACCATTTGTGCGCGTCCATTGATAGGAACAAACATGTTGCTTCAGTGGTAAGGTTTCAGCTAATTttttggtcttgtgtttgaatccctgtgTGAGCAAACGAGAATAATTTTTGCTAACTTTTCAATGTGCCGTCCATATAGAAGTATTTcggttgaatttaaactctgaaaacaaaaaacaaaatctgTTTAGATGATGATTAGGTTAGTAGGTAAGTGgctagtttaattttattttctttttgaattttattttccaaaactGCCCATAAGTTTCCCCCACTGCTGCCGTCCACTATTTTCCCTTCTTTTCATGTCTgttactttttttctttcttgtttttctttttctttttcttttcttttattttctttcttcttcttcttccttacgCCTTTCTTGTGATACAATCTTTGTTCCCTCTCATTCTTTCATTATTATTACCTTCGTGGTGGAAATCTGCTTCTTTGTGTTCTACCTTTCGCACTATTAATCTTTCGTGCAGTTGTGCGTAAGTGTTTTGCTACTAGATTTTAAAAGAGGTTTTTGAAGGATgaacttattatttttatgtggCGTAGATTTAATTTGTGTGAATGAGGATCTTGAGACAATCGTTCCTCCAGTAAATTAATTATTGTTGGGAGTTGCTCGTTTTGGGTATGTAATTGTTAATTGGGCTTGTGGTTAATTGGTGATGTTAGGACTATCGCTTGGCATATGTTGTTGATTTAACAGGTTAGTTTTAGAGAATCGTTATTAATTTGAGTGTGTTAAATGTCGATTTTAGATTCTGATATTCACATTGTTGGTTTCGCATAAGAAAATATCTAGGTGTGTGACTCGATCTCATAAaaacaataaacataaaaaagccaaaaaccccaTTGTCgatgtcacatggtcgtgtgccaaaCTATATGGACCACACGGTTTGGGTTGTTTGGGGCATGTGTAAGCTGTGTGGGTCACATGCGCTAAGCTAGTTGGGTCGTGTGGGCTCATTTTCTAGAAATTCACATAGGGTCATTTTAATCTACGATTCATATTTACACTATCCGTAGGGTCCATATTGCTTAAATGAGGCTTGAAAACATGATATCTGTTAATATGCGTCTGTAGGTGATATGATTAAGGTAGAGGTGATCATATGTCGAGCTGGGTCGGGTTCAGGTCAGACccagataaaattttaggcccgctTGGCATATGTTGTTGATTTAACAGGTTAGTTTTTAGAGAATCATTATTGATTTGAGCGTGTTAAATGTCGATTTTAGATTCTGATATTCATGTTGTTGGTTTCGCATCAGAAAATATCTAGGCATGTGACTCGATCTCGTAAAAACAATAAACAGCAAAAAGCCAAAAAACTCACTGTCGATGTCACATAGTCGTGTGCCAAACTATATGGACCACACGGTCTGGGTTGTTTGGGGCATGTGTAGGCTGTGTGGGTCACATGCGCTAAGCTAgctgggtcatgtgggcctattTTTTGGAAATTCACGTAGGGTCATTTTGATCTGCGATTCATATTTAAACTATTCGTAGGGTCCATATTGCTTAAATGAGTCTTGAAAATATGATATCTGTTAATATGCGTCTGTAGGTGATATTATTAaggtagaggtgatcatgggtcgaGCTGGGTTAGGTTCAGGTCAGACccagataaaattttaggcccgttttctaGGTCCAGGCCAGGCCCaaaatatgggtctaaaaatttGTCTAAGTCCGACCTAAAAGAAAATTGCTAAGTTTGAGCTTGGCCCAGCCcgacccatattaaattttacaacactaaaatagcttattttaaaaagaaaatagcatattaaattttaaaaagtatatttgattaaaaataaaaaaatatatttaatatataattcaggcCGGGACGGGTTGGGCCCgaggaaaaaaaattttactcgaggcccggcccgttttctaaacgggcttcatttttttgcccaaacccatgttttgggcctatatttttacccgaaccctcttaTTTTTCGAGCGGGCCGTCGGATCGGGCCGGGTAGCCCAACCCATAATCacctctagattaaggtatgtgaATCATATATGTATGATCTGTGTTATGACAATTCTAAAAGCATGATTACATACGAAAAGCATATATGACATATGTATATTGATTACTTGTTAGTATGTACATGTGCATTGGGTTGGGATATAATATGATAAAAGAAACGTTGGCAGTTTAATTATCTGCCTTATCTGGTGGTTTAAAACCACATATACATGTTCTAGTGGCTCAGCCATGTATATATGCTTCTGGCGATTTACCGCATATTATTAACTGGCAGCTTGACTACACTACTTCTAAAAAGTGACATACACTCACTTATTGGTGTGTGGGGTTAGATGGATACTTGATACCCTAATTGGTGTGTGAGGATGATCAGAGATGgagtgtagcggatgggggtaggatctgATTCTGCATCTGTTTCtatgaataaaaatatttctgaTTTTGTATCTAAGCATAAATCTGAAATACTATCTGTTAATTTACATGTTAATGATTTGTTGTTTGAGATGTGTTACACACTAAGCCGTAAGCTCACTTTATGTTTGTTTTTCCTTCAAGTAACCAACAGACTTAGGACAGACCGATGTGGTGGGAGCTCGAttgaaaaaagttttttttaattactctgttcagtttaaatattattttccgttaGATTGTTTTTGGACTTTTGGAGACTGTTTatgttttggattttattttttattttgaactgCTTTAATGTTGTAgattattttaattcaaattgcAATGCATtgaatttcaaaaccaaattatgattttcaaaactttgttttaactTGAGGTTCCCGTTGCAAAATTAAGTAATTTTGTATGTGTTTTTCTGAAGTTAAAATGAAGTAACTGAATAAGacaattttactttaaaaattagaaatattgtTATCAAGTATTGTTTTACGAAATGTTTCC contains:
- the LOC107943386 gene encoding uncharacterized protein isoform X2 yields the protein MTVDEVMAVHAVEEEMAASSSSKVETVVKEDHGKENEKEDSNGTNGKTVREDTDGDGDYVYVNGNEAENGDLVESNLDKNGNGIGVEDQGFESLETKGEVKSKFDLVEKDESCIGIVDQDKESVELCHVKAPVDEQKSGDLVEGGPVSATNAGMADQNGISELTEDVFVDKNIVKHTVSEAAVVDSSARQSDEISPVPGPDGNGSANDSALDFRSKENEGSEIAVADDGDCSGDGLVNDSVEAPVSEADVLDFRSKESEGSEMTVADDGDCSGDGLVNDSVEAPVSEANVLYFRSKEDGGSEMAVAGDGDFNGDGFVNDSVEATVSEDTVLDFRSKDNEDSEMAVADDGDCNGDGLANDNAKATVCEASVINSRSKENEGSEITVADDGDCNGDSLANDSAKTTVSEASVIDSRSKENAGSEMAVADGGDCNANGLSNDSAEATVSEANVIDSRSEEKEGSGVAVAADGDCSGDGLANDSANATVSETNVIDSSSEEKEGSEMTVAADGDYGGDGLPNDSAKATVSGANVEESEVAVVVNGDCSGDGLANGSAEAAVSEAAVVTRNEHKGVCDDEVPIVSVPDSNGDCFPDVSENDTVSEAVLVDSRVEQNDGVPVCVSGSDTVEDTSEVFKPEQNESEADSPGPVSDGDGYGYRPEQNGFSGIAETVLPDVASGNELVKDGESLTAVDDFPVESGSDLEPNTERDLCLEADIHLEKETGNGSLSDECGEALQDVHTQDGISEAVQIDNSSDSGLNSQQDKTFPPSSVDDEKLETEGENSRVGLDPCLVENSEMDIKAESDSIDDKFKSRCVANDDDSIISKEAEVSKVLVECHSTETDEKLVAVADVQDDSNSVAAVSNDEKAAAPIEQLSADISDNDELVYESRESDCDTNNNEQTCAVIKGGIQFGSVVTGQEPEEPEGVDEVERKSPFYFLIRVPRYDDENLKEKIRLTQIRVDEETQSRDAIRIEIQKMRAVCKKYGDNIDAAISQERAVRDLHRSKRQEIDSIQSMMNIEDIDAQIRNMEHMIQHETMPLKDEKQFIHQIKQFKQTRERISSSMSKQDEVQQGLDQKDQIKERMKPLKKEADQLKVNLLKAEAVTKAAKKEYHDETEKLNKLQSQFKAADDIRQEAYALLQSLKKQSYEKNKYFYQYRDDAKAANDLALKGDKEALQNLCVNQVEKFMELWNNNDEFRKEYIRCNTRSTLRRLRTLDGRALGPDEEPPVIPAIPKVVNERVAKDQTVSSSTLEERTQEKTAPAKAEIAKAKPAAKSMEQKNLTSKSEKPVKSVPPASGSTTASSRDKIEEAEEKPKITKEEEEMARKAEESRKEEEAAKLREQRRLEEITKAKEALERKRRNAEKAQARAALRAQKEAEQKEKEREKRAKKKERRKVAAAGVGDASVTDETESALTLETPAETPKDSESKEKPVTVAKRSQKPPQFTKQSKAKSIPPPLRNRGKRRMQQWMWVLVTSLIVLALFLAGNYNFSFNFGLLQKFNF
- the LOC107943386 gene encoding uncharacterized protein isoform X1 translates to MTVDEVMAVHAVEEEMAASSSSKVETVVKEDHGKENEKEDSNGTNGKTVREDTDGDGDYVYVNGNEAENGDLVESNLDKNGNGIGVEDQGFESLETKGEVKSKFDLVEKDESCIGIVDQDKESVELCHVKAPVDEQKSGDLVEGGPVSATNAGMADQNGISELTEDVFVDKNIVKHTVSEAAVVDSSARQSDEISPVPGPDGNGSANDSALDFRSKENEGSEIAVADDGDCSGDGLVNDSVEAPVSEADVLDFRSKESEGSEMTVADDGDCSGDGLVNDSVEAPVSEANVLYFRSKEDGGSEMAVAGDGDFNGDGFVNDSVEATVSEDTVLDFRSKDNEDSEMAVADDGDCNGDGLANDNAKATVCEASVINSRSKENEGSEITVADDGDCNGDSLANDSAKTTVSEASVIDSRSKENAGSEMAVADGGDCNANGLSNDSAEATVSEANVIDSRSEEKEGSGVAVAADGDCSGDGLANDSANATVSETNVIDSSSEEKEGSEMTVAADGDYGGDGLPNDSAKATVSGANVEESEVAVVVNGDCSGDGLANGSAEAAVSEAAVVTRNEHKGVCDDEVPIVSVPDSNGDCFPDVSENDTVSEAVLVDSRVEQNDGVPVCVSGSDTVEDTSEVFKPEQNESEADSPGPVSDGDGYGYRPEQNGFSGIAETVLPDVASGNELVKDGESLTAVDDFPVESGSDLEPNTERDLCLEADIHLEKETGNGSLSDECGEALQDVHTQDGISEAVQIDNSSDSGLNSQQGQSSEFVESINENVHVERATTNDMVTDSADVAEGSSSKVMLSNNLSIENGVIDTTDKTFPPSSVDDEKLETEGENSRVGLDPCLVENSEMDIKAESDSIDDKFKSRCVANDDDSIISKEAEVSKVLVECHSTETDEKLVAVADVQDDSNSVAAVSNDEKAAAPIEQLSADISDNDELVYESRESDCDTNNNEQTCAVIKGGIQFGSVVTGQEPEEPEGVDEVERKSPFYFLIRVPRYDDENLKEKIRLTQIRVDEETQSRDAIRIEIQKMRAVCKKYGDNIDAAISQERAVRDLHRSKRQEIDSIQSMMNIEDIDAQIRNMEHMIQHETMPLKDEKQFIHQIKQFKQTRERISSSMSKQDEVQQGLDQKDQIKERMKPLKKEADQLKVNLLKAEAVTKAAKKEYHDETEKLNKLQSQFKAADDIRQEAYALLQSLKKQSYEKNKYFYQYRDDAKAANDLALKGDKEALQNLCVNQVEKFMELWNNNDEFRKEYIRCNTRSTLRRLRTLDGRALGPDEEPPVIPAIPKVVNERVAKDQTVSSSTLEERTQEKTAPAKAEIAKAKPAAKSMEQKNLTSKSEKPVKSVPPASGSTTASSRDKIEEAEEKPKITKEEEEMARKAEESRKEEEAAKLREQRRLEEITKAKEALERKRRNAEKAQARAALRAQKEAEQKEKEREKRAKKKERRKVAAAGVGDASVTDETESALTLETPAETPKDSESKEKPVTVAKRSQKPPQFTKQSKAKSIPPPLRNRGKRRMQQWMWVLVTSLIVLALFLAGNYNFSFNFGLLQKFNF